A region from the Acidobacteriota bacterium genome encodes:
- a CDS encoding type I 3-dehydroquinate dehydratase: MAPTLEDLRAERTRVEASADLVELRLDALEAIDVRGALEGRKKPVILTCRPRWEGGRFAGSEEERKRILADAIASDADYVDIECRADFEDLVLARGGHGIVLSMHQFDVIPFDLGARLTAMAAMGAEVVKIAVRVERLSDTLRLLELQRRVPGQKLVVIGMGPKGATTRILASRFGSVWMYAGRDAPSEQIPLDTLLDCYRFRRVSAATRVYAIAGEPLGHSLSPAMHNAGFDAADLDAVYVPLETDSADDLLAAGDAFGVSGVSVTAPLKIALLDRVRRRDEWVESVNALNTLKRESDGWHATNTDVPGFLEALRDESLHGVRATVMGAGGAARAAVAALRSRGADVTVAARRRRMAAMLAGPGGAVAAFPPGAGTWDLLVNTTPVGTWPRVEDTPVPAPLLSGGRIVYDLVYNPPVTRLLREAAAAGCRTIGGLEMLIAQAERQFEWWTGQPPAPGLFRKVAHASNVV, from the coding sequence ATGGCGCCGACGCTAGAGGATCTGCGTGCGGAGCGCACGCGCGTCGAGGCGTCGGCCGATCTGGTCGAGCTGCGTCTGGACGCGCTCGAGGCGATCGACGTGCGGGGCGCGCTCGAGGGCCGCAAGAAGCCGGTGATCCTGACCTGCCGCCCGCGCTGGGAGGGGGGCCGGTTTGCGGGCAGCGAGGAGGAGCGCAAGCGGATCCTGGCTGACGCGATCGCGTCAGACGCGGATTACGTCGACATCGAGTGCCGCGCGGATTTCGAGGACCTCGTGCTCGCGCGTGGCGGCCACGGGATCGTGCTCTCCATGCACCAGTTCGACGTGATCCCGTTCGACCTTGGCGCGCGCCTCACCGCCATGGCGGCCATGGGTGCCGAGGTCGTCAAGATTGCGGTCCGCGTCGAACGGCTGTCCGACACCCTGCGGCTGCTGGAGCTGCAGCGCCGCGTGCCCGGCCAGAAGCTCGTCGTGATCGGAATGGGGCCGAAGGGAGCGACGACGCGCATCCTCGCGTCGCGGTTCGGCAGCGTCTGGATGTACGCAGGGCGGGACGCGCCCAGCGAGCAGATCCCGCTCGACACGCTGCTCGATTGCTACCGGTTCCGCCGTGTCTCGGCCGCCACGCGCGTCTACGCGATCGCGGGCGAGCCGCTGGGGCATTCGCTCTCGCCGGCGATGCACAACGCCGGCTTCGACGCCGCGGACCTCGACGCGGTGTACGTTCCGCTCGAGACCGACAGCGCCGACGATCTCCTGGCCGCGGGCGACGCGTTTGGCGTCAGCGGCGTGAGCGTGACCGCGCCGCTCAAGATCGCGCTGCTCGATCGCGTCCGGCGTCGCGATGAATGGGTGGAGAGCGTCAACGCGCTGAACACACTGAAGCGCGAAAGCGATGGCTGGCACGCGACCAACACCGACGTGCCGGGCTTCCTCGAGGCGCTGCGCGACGAGTCGCTGCACGGCGTGCGCGCGACGGTCATGGGCGCGGGAGGCGCCGCGCGCGCGGCGGTCGCCGCCTTGCGCAGCCGCGGGGCGGATGTGACCGTCGCGGCGCGGCGCCGCCGCATGGCGGCAATGCTCGCGGGACCCGGCGGCGCCGTGGCGGCGTTTCCGCCCGGCGCGGGAACGTGGGACCTTCTCGTCAACACCACGCCGGTGGGCACGTGGCCGCGCGTGGAGGACACGCCCGTGCCCGCGCCGCTGCTCTCCGGCGGCCGGATCGTGTACGACCTCGTTTACAACCCCCCGGTAACCAGGCTGCTGCGCGAAGCGGCGGCCGCCGGATGCCGGACCATCGGCGGCCTCGAGATGCTGATCGCGCAGGCGGAGCGGCAGTTCGAGTGGTGGACGGGACAACCGCCTGCGCCGGGATTGTTCAGGAAAGTGGCCCATGCGTCAAACGTCGTTTGA
- a CDS encoding zf-HC2 domain-containing protein: protein MKLLTCASVRRRLTAFHDRELPIEEFFAVEAHLESCPPCAKEADALDDLRALLRGTQASRADQVDLRGLRADILSLAKQEYDASWPARLDRFRDDVHLVWIGMAAAAASLVCGVLMAGMLQYASPERNDSLAAMIQALASRDPYMRLPSPGDVVPAALMDSMTEGEAVLALSAMVTREGRVNGLELLSTEKDKRHMAQLLDAVSRARFQPAEQAGSPVSVNMVWLLAHTTVRGKQHL, encoded by the coding sequence ATGAAGCTGCTGACCTGTGCGTCCGTTCGGCGGCGGCTGACCGCGTTCCACGACCGCGAGCTGCCGATCGAAGAATTCTTCGCGGTCGAAGCGCACCTGGAGAGCTGCCCGCCCTGCGCGAAGGAGGCCGACGCGCTCGATGATCTGCGCGCGCTGCTGCGTGGCACGCAGGCCAGCCGCGCCGATCAAGTCGACCTGCGCGGCCTGCGCGCCGACATCCTGAGCCTCGCGAAGCAGGAGTACGACGCGAGCTGGCCCGCCCGCCTCGACCGGTTCCGCGACGACGTGCATCTCGTGTGGATCGGAATGGCGGCGGCAGCCGCCTCGCTCGTGTGCGGCGTCCTGATGGCGGGGATGCTGCAGTACGCGTCGCCCGAGCGCAACGACTCGCTGGCCGCGATGATCCAGGCGCTGGCCTCGCGGGATCCCTACATGCGGCTCCCCAGCCCCGGCGACGTCGTCCCGGCCGCGTTGATGGATTCGATGACCGAAGGCGAGGCCGTGCTCGCGCTCTCCGCCATGGTGACGCGCGAGGGGCGCGTGAACGGCCTGGAGTTGCTGTCGACCGAGAAGGACAAGCGACACATGGCGCAACTGCTCGACGCCGTGTCGCGCGCGCGCTTCCAGCCTGCCGAACAGGCGGGCTCTCCGGTGTCCGTCAACATGGTGTGGCTGCTGGCGCACACCACGGTACGGGGGAAGCAGCACTTATAA
- a CDS encoding sigma-70 family RNA polymerase sigma factor yields the protein MAEELSVKPAPALTWSEVGSREASLIARCAAGDEEACAELVDEHQRLVFQLALNLLGDTQEALDLSQEVFLRVFRTLPTFRGHSALRTWIYRITVNQAKNRLRWWRRRHRAQQVSLDDHVRDHGELPSDAVGSSPDRVLRQKEIGDRLRNALDRLPFDQKTAIVLREIDGLSYEEIAFSLGVAVGTIKSRLARARESLRAQLRGV from the coding sequence ATGGCTGAGGAACTGTCGGTGAAACCCGCCCCAGCCCTTACCTGGTCGGAGGTAGGCAGCCGGGAAGCTTCGCTCATCGCGCGCTGCGCCGCGGGTGACGAAGAAGCCTGTGCCGAGCTGGTCGACGAGCATCAACGGCTCGTCTTTCAGCTCGCGCTGAACCTGCTCGGTGACACTCAGGAAGCGCTTGATCTGTCCCAGGAGGTGTTCCTGCGTGTGTTTCGCACGCTGCCCACCTTCCGCGGGCACTCGGCGCTCCGCACCTGGATTTATCGCATCACCGTGAACCAGGCGAAGAACCGCCTGCGCTGGTGGCGCCGCCGCCATCGGGCGCAGCAGGTCTCCCTGGATGACCACGTCCGCGACCACGGCGAGCTGCCGAGCGATGCCGTGGGCTCGTCGCCTGACCGCGTGCTGCGCCAGAAAGAGATCGGCGATCGGCTCCGCAACGCGCTCGACCGGCTCCCGTTCGACCAGAAGACCGCGATCGTGCTGCGCGAGATAGACGGGTTGAGTTACGAGGAGATCGCCTTCTCGCTCGGCGTCGCGGTCGGCACGATCAAGTCTCGGCTCGCGCGCGCCCGCGAAAGCCTGCGCGCGCAATTGAGGGGCGTATGA
- a CDS encoding tetratricopeptide repeat protein, with amino-acid sequence MKRFLIGLFVVAAGFAAVAGYSAASQEREYRKLIAVGDAALGRDDTYVAVEAFSGAIALNRDAMLAYLKRGQAYHRRGELQNARRDLRMAASLDPASVRVFEALGDVTYALREYERAADGYAHSVRLDDTSARVLYKLGLAHYHAGRPAAALQPLTRAVSLDPRYAEAHYVLGLALRDLGRASEALGALRQAVSIAPALTEARAELAALYGVLGRSRDQVEQLEALAALGPRPERAVALGLAYARAGRTNQAVLTLGSAAERFPETQQVYVALGRVWLESAEARGDRIALSKAMEALEGALTAADPSSEALALFGRALALSGDAETAEQTLLDACARSPVEPLAFLYLADVSERLGHVDRAGDALGSYRALLAPDDPVAERLAPSAKIGDLALRSGDAPTAVRWYRRASDAAPNDVHLLTRLAEAAWGAGDQDLARRSVARGLEVAPGDRTLRLLQQKVR; translated from the coding sequence TTGAAACGGTTCCTGATCGGCCTGTTCGTCGTTGCCGCCGGCTTTGCCGCCGTCGCGGGCTATTCCGCCGCCTCCCAGGAGCGTGAATACCGGAAGCTCATTGCCGTGGGAGACGCGGCGCTCGGCCGGGACGACACCTACGTGGCGGTTGAAGCCTTCAGCGGCGCCATTGCCCTCAACCGCGACGCCATGCTGGCCTACCTGAAACGGGGCCAGGCGTACCACCGGCGGGGGGAGCTGCAGAACGCGCGGCGGGACCTCAGGATGGCCGCCTCGCTGGACCCCGCCTCCGTGCGGGTGTTCGAGGCGCTTGGCGACGTCACCTACGCCCTGCGCGAGTACGAGCGTGCAGCGGACGGCTATGCGCATAGCGTGCGGCTCGATGACACTTCGGCGCGCGTACTCTACAAGCTTGGCCTCGCCCACTACCATGCGGGGCGGCCCGCGGCGGCCTTGCAACCGCTCACGCGGGCGGTATCGCTCGACCCGCGCTACGCCGAGGCGCACTACGTGCTGGGCCTCGCGCTTCGGGACCTGGGACGCGCCAGCGAGGCGCTGGGCGCCCTGCGACAGGCCGTCTCGATCGCCCCGGCGCTGACCGAGGCGCGCGCCGAACTGGCCGCCCTATACGGCGTTCTCGGGCGCAGCCGCGATCAGGTCGAGCAGCTCGAGGCGCTGGCGGCGCTCGGGCCGCGCCCGGAACGCGCCGTCGCGCTTGGTCTTGCCTACGCTCGCGCCGGGCGGACGAACCAGGCGGTTCTCACGCTCGGCAGCGCGGCCGAGCGCTTCCCCGAGACCCAGCAGGTCTACGTCGCCCTGGGCCGGGTGTGGCTCGAATCCGCGGAAGCGCGCGGGGATCGGATCGCGCTCAGCAAGGCCATGGAGGCGCTGGAAGGCGCGCTGACGGCCGCAGACCCGAGCAGCGAGGCCCTGGCGCTCTTCGGCCGCGCGCTGGCGCTGTCGGGCGACGCCGAGACCGCCGAACAGACGTTGCTCGACGCATGCGCGCGTTCCCCCGTCGAGCCCCTCGCGTTCCTGTATCTGGCTGATGTCTCCGAGCGCCTGGGGCACGTCGATCGCGCGGGCGACGCGCTCGGCAGTTATCGCGCGCTCCTCGCTCCCGACGATCCGGTCGCGGAGCGGCTTGCGCCGTCGGCGAAGATCGGCGACCTCGCGTTGCGAAGCGGCGACGCGCCGACCGCCGTGCGATGGTACCGCCGCGCATCCGACGCCGCGCCGAACGACGTGCACTTGCTGACGCGCCTGGCCGAGGCGGCCTGGGGCGCGGGAGATCAGGATCTCGCCCGCCGCTCGGTCGCGCGCGGCCTCGAGGTGGCCCCCGGCGATCGCACCCTGCGGCTGTTGCAGCAGAAGGTGCGCTGA
- a CDS encoding sigma-54-dependent Fis family transcriptional regulator has product MKIVADRFLETGSDTIDLATGDSVMLRCLPACEAHDERLWAAACARLVTLWHEDMPSLLDYGSAGAARFEAYERRRDCGPCAAAPEAVCAFLAEAGVSGACEHTAAPRLMGRPRIGMRLLPRRALLLFGELLEEASAGQPRAVDCAAEPGAGATTFLRAVAADGRRRGFAPVSLVVLERYPLLVRLLDGRHALLLSDGRLPARAGEQWLLRLTRACAAGHVLLRLGPARAWSDARLRLSPFGADELMKAASIYPPGSLASRAVSEAAARSGGLPGPFVDALRFGRTAAVALRVAEARAAYAPGAEPADSGSRIEHPWADMLAAADRLSAAGRRAAAERDLRQIAAGAARRDRSHVAAAAELRLGWMLAGRGRLDAAQALFAARGHAVDDPFAIESALGLAGIHVERGALEAAESLLRAARALDPVRASLALARCLYWQGRYAEVERCLTPVGTVVDPLARAAADCLRARVALAEEDLPRAARLAGAALRVAEGHGSSDLGARALEVLMASHGKVAHRDAVRHHASAAIAAARRAGTLVRIPRIRAAALEAIHACGVDPGRRAVDRLLAVAPRVVPLTRARLWLMGARVHPSARDRQQYAERVRSFVTATGARSLIVPGTETPAVTLGAELARLVHLQDTSADPGTLLQALGGWLQDRTGARAVHIVDRDGVRVACAGPSDPITAARRVLVTRAPQPPWDAGDGIEAAVPLRAAKQVIGSLAARWTLARTPERDGFLLVTAAAAFAVPALGALLERRVQPPARADADGIVGRSPGIVRLRETVARAGGSPFPVLIEGESGSGKELVARAIHAASPRRSRACVAINCAALSDDLLEAELFGHTRGAFTGAHADRAGLFEQADGGTLFLDEVSELSPRAQTKLLRVLQDGEVRRVGENLTRRADVRVVAASNRNLEDDVRAGRFRRDLLFRLAVIRIAVPALRERPEDIPLIAAHCWQAATERAGSRAALGAAALAALARYDWPGNVRELQNVMAALAVQVPRGRVGAEQVTALVDRAPAGADPPTSGTSLEEARQAFDRRFVAAALARCGGRHAAAARELGVSRQGLAKLMRRLSIQESA; this is encoded by the coding sequence ATGAAGATTGTCGCAGACAGGTTTCTCGAAACGGGCAGCGACACGATCGATCTGGCGACCGGCGACAGCGTGATGCTGCGGTGCCTGCCCGCCTGCGAGGCGCACGACGAGCGCCTATGGGCGGCCGCCTGCGCACGGCTCGTGACGCTGTGGCACGAGGACATGCCGTCTCTCCTGGATTACGGGAGCGCGGGCGCCGCGCGGTTCGAGGCGTACGAGCGTCGCCGCGACTGCGGCCCGTGCGCGGCGGCGCCGGAGGCCGTGTGCGCGTTTCTCGCAGAGGCGGGTGTCTCCGGCGCTTGCGAGCACACGGCGGCTCCTCGCCTCATGGGCCGGCCGCGTATCGGCATGCGCCTGCTGCCGCGGCGCGCGCTCCTGCTCTTCGGCGAGCTGCTCGAAGAAGCGTCGGCGGGCCAGCCGCGAGCGGTCGACTGCGCAGCGGAACCGGGGGCTGGCGCGACGACGTTTCTCCGGGCGGTGGCCGCCGATGGCCGCCGCCGCGGTTTTGCACCGGTGTCCCTCGTCGTGCTCGAGCGGTATCCGCTGCTCGTCCGCCTGCTCGATGGGCGGCACGCGCTCCTGCTTTCGGATGGACGTCTGCCCGCGCGCGCGGGCGAGCAGTGGCTGCTTCGCCTGACCCGCGCGTGTGCCGCCGGCCACGTGCTGCTGCGACTGGGGCCGGCGCGCGCGTGGTCCGACGCGCGGCTGCGGCTCTCGCCGTTCGGCGCAGACGAACTGATGAAGGCGGCCAGCATCTACCCGCCGGGCTCGCTTGCGTCCCGAGCGGTGAGCGAGGCCGCCGCGCGCAGCGGTGGTCTTCCGGGCCCGTTCGTAGACGCGCTGCGATTCGGCAGGACGGCCGCGGTGGCCCTCCGGGTGGCGGAGGCCCGGGCGGCGTACGCGCCGGGTGCGGAGCCCGCCGACAGCGGTTCGCGGATCGAGCATCCGTGGGCCGACATGCTGGCCGCCGCCGACCGGCTGAGCGCGGCCGGACGGCGGGCCGCGGCGGAACGAGACCTGCGGCAGATCGCCGCGGGCGCAGCACGGCGCGACCGGAGTCACGTCGCGGCCGCCGCGGAACTCAGGCTCGGATGGATGCTGGCCGGGCGCGGGCGCCTGGACGCCGCGCAGGCGCTGTTTGCCGCCAGGGGGCATGCCGTGGACGATCCGTTCGCGATCGAGTCCGCGCTGGGCCTTGCCGGCATTCACGTGGAGCGCGGCGCGCTCGAGGCCGCCGAGTCGCTCCTGCGAGCGGCGCGCGCGCTGGATCCGGTTCGCGCCTCGCTCGCGCTCGCGCGATGCCTGTACTGGCAGGGGCGGTACGCCGAGGTGGAACGCTGCCTCACGCCGGTCGGGACCGTCGTCGATCCGCTCGCGCGGGCGGCGGCAGACTGCCTCCGGGCACGGGTCGCGCTCGCGGAGGAGGACTTGCCGCGCGCCGCGCGGCTCGCCGGCGCCGCGCTCCGGGTTGCGGAAGGACACGGCAGTTCCGATCTGGGCGCCCGCGCGCTGGAGGTGCTCATGGCGTCGCACGGCAAGGTTGCCCATCGCGACGCGGTACGACATCACGCGTCGGCGGCTATCGCGGCGGCGCGGCGCGCCGGGACGCTGGTCCGCATTCCGCGGATTCGGGCCGCGGCGCTCGAAGCGATCCACGCCTGCGGTGTCGACCCGGGCCGCCGCGCGGTCGACCGGCTGCTTGCCGTCGCGCCGCGCGTCGTCCCCCTGACCCGCGCCCGCCTCTGGCTCATGGGCGCACGGGTGCACCCGTCAGCCAGGGACCGACAGCAGTACGCCGAGCGGGTGCGATCGTTTGTGACCGCGACGGGCGCCAGATCGCTGATTGTGCCGGGCACCGAGACCCCGGCCGTCACGCTCGGCGCCGAACTCGCGCGGCTCGTGCATCTCCAGGACACGAGCGCGGATCCCGGGACGCTCCTCCAGGCGTTGGGGGGATGGCTCCAGGACCGGACTGGAGCGCGCGCGGTGCACATCGTCGATCGTGATGGCGTGCGCGTGGCGTGTGCCGGGCCAAGCGATCCCATCACTGCGGCGCGACGTGTCCTGGTCACCCGCGCGCCGCAGCCGCCGTGGGACGCCGGGGACGGCATCGAAGCGGCGGTTCCGCTCAGAGCGGCGAAACAGGTGATCGGCAGCCTGGCCGCGAGGTGGACGCTGGCCCGGACGCCGGAACGCGACGGGTTTCTCCTGGTCACGGCCGCTGCCGCGTTCGCTGTGCCGGCGCTCGGGGCGCTGCTCGAGCGCCGCGTTCAGCCGCCCGCGCGCGCCGATGCTGACGGCATCGTCGGGCGCTCGCCGGGGATCGTCCGGCTCCGCGAGACCGTGGCGCGCGCGGGCGGCTCGCCGTTCCCGGTGCTCATCGAGGGAGAGAGCGGATCGGGCAAGGAGCTGGTCGCCCGCGCGATCCACGCGGCCAGCCCGCGACGCAGCCGCGCCTGCGTGGCCATCAATTGTGCGGCGCTCAGCGATGACCTGCTCGAGGCCGAACTGTTCGGGCACACGCGCGGCGCCTTCACCGGTGCCCACGCCGACCGCGCCGGGCTGTTCGAGCAGGCGGACGGTGGCACGTTGTTCCTCGACGAGGTGAGCGAGCTGTCGCCGCGTGCGCAGACCAAGCTGCTTCGCGTGCTCCAGGATGGAGAGGTCCGGCGGGTTGGAGAGAATCTCACCCGGCGTGCCGACGTGCGCGTGGTCGCCGCCAGCAACCGCAACCTGGAAGATGACGTGCGGGCGGGGCGCTTCCGCAGGGACCTGTTGTTCCGGCTCGCCGTGATCAGGATCGCGGTGCCCGCGCTGCGCGAGCGCCCGGAGGACATTCCGCTCATTGCCGCGCACTGCTGGCAGGCTGCGACGGAGCGGGCCGGGAGCCGCGCGGCGCTTGGCGCTGCGGCGCTCGCGGCGCTGGCCCGGTACGACTGGCCCGGCAACGTGCGTGAGCTGCAGAACGTGATGGCGGCGCTCGCCGTGCAGGTGCCGCGCGGCCGCGTCGGCGCGGAACAGGTGACGGCCCTGGTCGACCGCGCGCCGGCCGGCGCAGACCCGCCGACGTCCGGCACGTCGTTGGAAGAGGCACGCCAGGCATTCGATCGGCGTTTCGTTGCCGCCGCGCTGGCCCGCTGCGGGGGACGGCACGCCGCCGCCGCGCGAGAGCTTGGCGTCTCGCGACAGGGGCTGGCCAAGTTGATGCGCCGATTGTCGATCCAGGAATCGGCCTGA
- the aroC gene encoding chorismate synthase, with protein MRFLTAGESHGQALVAILEGLPAGLRLDPAAIAAQLARRQRGYGRGRRMAIETDRAEILSGVRGGETIGGPISLLIRNRDWENWQRSMAVTETVPEGAKGADRAPVTRPRPGHADLAGAVKFDRADIRDVLERASARETAARVAVGAIAAQFLHEVGIDITSHVVAIADVALPASHTISFERAAALPDDSALRCVDAALERKMTAAIDRARQAGDTVGGAFEVIARGVPPGLGSYTHWDRKLDGRLAQALMSIHAIKAVGIGLGAEGAALPGSQVHDEILAGHAAGESGPWNWNRPTNNAGGLEGGVTNGEEVRLTAFMKPISTLMKPLRSIDLRTMKDAPATIERSDVCAVPAAAIVGEAMMALVLADACLEKFGGDAMRDVTAAYAAWRERQEARFRDA; from the coding sequence CTGCGCTTTCTCACCGCCGGCGAATCACACGGACAGGCGCTCGTCGCCATTCTCGAAGGGCTTCCCGCAGGGCTCCGCCTGGATCCAGCGGCAATCGCGGCGCAGCTTGCGCGCCGCCAGCGCGGGTACGGCCGCGGCCGGCGCATGGCCATAGAGACGGATCGCGCGGAGATCCTCTCCGGCGTGCGAGGGGGCGAAACCATTGGCGGGCCGATCTCCCTCCTGATCAGGAACCGTGACTGGGAGAACTGGCAGCGGTCGATGGCCGTCACCGAAACCGTCCCGGAAGGGGCGAAGGGGGCGGACCGCGCACCCGTCACGCGGCCACGGCCCGGACACGCGGATCTTGCCGGGGCGGTGAAATTCGACCGGGCCGACATCCGCGACGTGCTCGAGCGCGCGAGCGCGCGCGAAACGGCGGCGCGCGTCGCCGTGGGCGCGATTGCGGCGCAGTTCCTCCACGAAGTCGGCATCGACATTACGAGCCATGTCGTGGCCATCGCCGACGTCGCGCTCCCTGCCTCCCACACCATCTCCTTCGAGCGGGCGGCCGCGCTTCCCGACGACTCGGCGCTGCGCTGCGTGGATGCGGCGCTCGAGCGGAAAATGACGGCCGCCATCGACCGCGCGCGCCAGGCCGGCGATACCGTGGGGGGCGCGTTCGAGGTCATCGCCCGCGGCGTGCCGCCGGGACTCGGCAGCTACACGCACTGGGACCGCAAACTGGACGGGCGGCTTGCCCAGGCGCTCATGTCGATTCACGCGATCAAGGCGGTCGGTATCGGCCTTGGGGCCGAAGGGGCCGCGCTCCCCGGCTCGCAGGTGCACGACGAGATTCTGGCCGGCCACGCGGCCGGTGAATCGGGCCCCTGGAACTGGAACCGCCCCACCAACAACGCAGGCGGCCTGGAAGGGGGTGTGACCAACGGCGAGGAAGTCCGCCTGACCGCCTTCATGAAGCCAATCTCCACGCTGATGAAGCCGCTGCGCTCGATCGATCTCAGGACGATGAAGGACGCGCCTGCGACCATCGAGAGGAGCGACGTGTGCGCGGTGCCCGCGGCCGCGATCGTGGGCGAGGCGATGATGGCGCTCGTCCTGGCCGACGCCTGCCTCGAGAAGTTCGGTGGCGACGCCATGCGCGACGTCACCGCCGCCTACGCCGCCTGGCGCGAACGCCAGGAGGCGCGTTTCCGCGATGCTTAG
- the def gene encoding peptide deformylase: MLRPILRYGDQGLHVPAQPVASITADTQTLIDDMIETLYAAPGVGLRLFVIDLSVGRATGDLIVMINPEFVERDGMQLEEEGCLSVPGFNATVVRPARVVCAGLDRDGTPQRVEGTELLARAFQHEMDHLEGTLFVDRLRGIKRDMIVRRIQKLKRAGRW, encoded by the coding sequence ATGCTTAGGCCGATCCTGCGCTACGGCGACCAGGGTCTCCACGTCCCCGCGCAGCCCGTCGCCTCGATCACGGCGGACACGCAGACGCTCATCGACGACATGATTGAGACGCTGTATGCCGCGCCGGGCGTGGGGCTTCGCCTGTTCGTGATCGACCTGTCGGTCGGCCGCGCCACGGGCGACCTCATCGTGATGATCAATCCCGAGTTCGTCGAGCGCGACGGCATGCAGCTCGAGGAGGAGGGCTGCCTCAGCGTGCCGGGCTTCAATGCCACCGTCGTGCGGCCGGCCCGCGTCGTCTGCGCAGGCCTGGACCGGGACGGCACGCCGCAGCGCGTCGAAGGGACCGAGTTGCTCGCGCGGGCATTCCAGCACGAGATGGATCACCTCGAAGGCACGCTCTTCGTGGACCGCCTGCGCGGCATCAAGCGCGACATGATCGTCCGCCGGATCCAGAAGCTCAAACGAGCAGGCCGATGGTGA
- a CDS encoding methionyl-tRNA formyltransferase, producing MVRLRLAFLGTPAFAAAALDRLLGSPHEVVGVVTQPDRPRGRGQRSSFSPVKALAAGAGLPVLQPERLKAPEFHEAFRALNAELAVVAAYGRIIPDEVIATPRLGMINIHASILPEYRGAAPIHRAVIAGEVETGVSIMRVVRELDAGPVFAVARRPIGTDETSIDVEQALARAGADLCVEVIDAIAAGTAVETPQDHARATYAPRLTREEGWLDWALPAIDLHNRVRGLQPWPLAQGVLAGQRLLFLRSAVARPPYRARPGEVLAAGGDDFLVAAGDGALRLVDVQPEGRRVMTAREFLAGRPVVPGARFEPPLRTLP from the coding sequence ATGGTGAGGCTGCGGCTCGCGTTTCTCGGCACGCCGGCGTTCGCCGCCGCCGCGCTGGACCGCCTGCTCGGCTCGCCGCACGAGGTCGTGGGCGTCGTCACGCAGCCTGACCGGCCGCGCGGCCGGGGACAGAGATCCTCGTTCAGCCCGGTGAAGGCGCTTGCCGCCGGGGCGGGGCTGCCCGTCCTGCAGCCGGAGCGCCTCAAGGCGCCGGAGTTCCACGAGGCCTTCCGTGCGCTCAATGCGGAGCTGGCCGTGGTGGCCGCCTACGGCCGAATCATCCCGGATGAGGTCATCGCAACGCCACGCCTTGGGATGATCAACATCCACGCGTCGATCCTCCCGGAGTACCGCGGTGCCGCGCCGATCCACCGCGCGGTGATCGCGGGAGAGGTGGAAACCGGCGTCTCAATCATGCGTGTCGTGCGCGAGCTGGATGCCGGCCCGGTGTTCGCCGTCGCGCGCCGTCCGATAGGGACCGACGAGACCTCCATCGACGTCGAGCAGGCGCTTGCGCGTGCCGGCGCGGATCTGTGCGTGGAGGTGATCGACGCGATCGCGGCCGGCACCGCCGTCGAGACGCCCCAGGACCATGCCCGGGCAACCTACGCCCCCCGCCTGACGCGGGAAGAAGGATGGCTCGACTGGGCGCTGCCGGCAATCGACCTGCACAACCGGGTGCGGGGGCTCCAGCCGTGGCCCCTTGCGCAGGGGGTGTTGGCCGGGCAGCGGCTGCTGTTCCTCCGCAGCGCCGTCGCCCGGCCGCCGTATCGCGCGAGGCCGGGCGAGGTGCTGGCCGCCGGGGGTGATGATTTCCTGGTGGCGGCGGGAGATGGCGCCCTTCGGCTGGTCGACGTGCAGCCCGAAGGCCGGCGCGTGATGACCGCGCGCGAGTTCCTCGCCGGACGGCCGGTCGTCCCCGGCGCGCGATTCGAACCGCCTCTCCGGACCCTGCCGTGA